From Actinosynnema mirum DSM 43827, a single genomic window includes:
- the cobN gene encoding cobaltochelatase subunit CobN, whose product MILLLSTSDTDLLSARASGADYRLGNPARLGVDDLPELVEGADLVVVRILGGRRIWEEGLDHLLAGPRPVVVLGGEQNPDAELMELSTVPGGVCAEAHTYLAHGGSANLAQLHAFLSDTVLLTGVGFEPPVAAPNWGLLERPEPAGDPDEGTRPTVAVLYYRAHHVAGNTAFVHSLCDAVEAKGGRALPIFCSSLRTAEPELLAELRKADALVVTVLAAGGTKPATASAGGDDDAWDVGALAELDVPILQGLCLTSSRADWDDNDDGLSPLDTATQVAIPEFDGRIITVPFSFKEIDEDGLTVYVADPERALRVAGIAVRHGKLRHTPPADRKVVLMLSAYPTKHSRIGNAVGLDTPASAVRLLAALREQGYDLGEGFPGLDDLNGDALIHALIAAGGQDPDWLTEEQLQGNPVRLPAARYREWYGTLPEDAREDMERHWGPAPGELFVDRSRDRDGEIVLAALRSGNVVVMVQPPRGFGENPIAIYHDPDLPPSHHYLGAYRWLEAEFGADAVVHVGKHGNLEWLPGKTVGLSAGCGPDAALGDLPLIYPFLVNDPGEGTQAKRRAHATLVDHLVPPMARSDSYGDIARLEQLLDEHGNIAAMDPAKLPAIRAQIWTLIQAAKLDHDLGLTDRPHDAEFDELILHVDGWLCEIKDVQIRDGLHVLGEPPVGAARVNLVLAILQAPQVWAGQVAALPGLRDALGLKQGADRLDTDAAEQRARELVQAMEDADWAPEHAATLTDDRDVVGILEFGAREVVPRLARTTDEMTHVLHALSGGYVPAGPSGSPLRGLVNVLPTGRNFYSVDPKAVPSRLAWETGQAMADSLLERYRAETGEWPPSVGLSVWGTSAMRTSGDDIAEVLALLGVRPVWDEQSRRVTGLAVVDLEELGRPRIDVTVRISGFFRDAFPHVVALLDDAVRLVSDLDESDSDNFVRAHVRAALDEHGDDRRATMRIFGSKPGAYGAGLLPLIDSRNWRDDADLAEVYAVWGGYAYGRGLDGVQARPDMETAYKRIAVAAKNIDTREHDVIDSDDYFQYHGGMVATVRALTGKAPKAYVGDSTRPDAVRTRTLHEETNRIFRARVVNPRWLAAMRRHGYKGAFELAATVDYLFGYDATTGVVADWMYEKLAEAYVFDEENQRFLNESNPWALHGITERLLEAADRGLWEHPEQATLDALRAVYLNTEGDLEDRR is encoded by the coding sequence GTGATCCTGCTGCTGTCGACCTCCGACACGGACCTGCTGTCCGCACGAGCCAGCGGAGCCGACTACCGGCTCGGCAACCCGGCCAGGCTCGGCGTCGACGACCTGCCCGAACTCGTCGAGGGCGCCGACCTGGTGGTGGTGCGCATCCTGGGTGGCAGGCGCATCTGGGAGGAGGGCCTCGACCACCTCCTCGCGGGCCCGCGACCGGTCGTCGTGCTGGGCGGTGAGCAGAACCCGGACGCCGAGCTGATGGAGCTGTCCACGGTGCCCGGCGGGGTGTGTGCGGAAGCGCACACTTATCTGGCCCACGGCGGTTCCGCGAACCTCGCGCAGCTGCACGCGTTCCTGTCCGACACGGTCCTGCTGACCGGCGTCGGCTTCGAGCCGCCCGTGGCCGCGCCCAACTGGGGCCTGCTGGAGCGCCCCGAGCCCGCCGGTGACCCGGACGAGGGCACGCGGCCGACCGTCGCGGTGCTCTACTACCGCGCCCACCACGTGGCCGGGAACACCGCGTTCGTGCACTCGCTGTGCGACGCCGTCGAGGCCAAGGGCGGCCGGGCGCTGCCGATCTTCTGCTCCTCGCTGCGCACCGCCGAGCCCGAGCTGCTCGCCGAGCTGCGCAAGGCCGACGCGCTCGTCGTGACCGTGCTCGCCGCGGGCGGCACCAAGCCCGCGACGGCCTCCGCCGGTGGCGACGACGACGCGTGGGACGTGGGCGCGCTCGCCGAGCTGGACGTGCCGATCCTGCAGGGCCTGTGCCTGACCAGCAGCCGCGCCGACTGGGACGACAACGACGACGGCCTCTCGCCGCTCGACACCGCCACCCAGGTCGCGATCCCCGAGTTCGACGGCCGCATCATCACCGTCCCGTTCTCCTTCAAGGAGATCGACGAGGACGGCCTGACCGTCTACGTCGCCGACCCCGAGCGGGCGCTGCGCGTCGCGGGCATCGCGGTGCGGCACGGCAAGCTCCGGCACACCCCGCCCGCCGACCGCAAGGTCGTGCTCATGCTGTCGGCCTACCCGACCAAGCACTCCCGCATCGGCAACGCGGTCGGCCTGGACACCCCGGCCAGCGCGGTCCGGCTGCTCGCCGCGCTGCGCGAGCAGGGCTACGACCTCGGCGAGGGCTTCCCCGGCCTGGACGACCTCAACGGCGACGCGCTCATCCACGCCCTGATCGCCGCCGGTGGCCAGGACCCGGACTGGCTCACCGAGGAGCAGCTCCAGGGCAACCCGGTGCGGCTGCCCGCCGCCCGCTACCGCGAGTGGTACGGGACGCTGCCCGAGGACGCCCGCGAGGACATGGAGCGGCACTGGGGCCCCGCGCCCGGCGAGCTGTTCGTGGACCGCTCCCGCGACCGCGACGGCGAGATCGTGCTCGCCGCCCTGCGCTCGGGCAACGTCGTGGTCATGGTGCAGCCGCCGCGCGGGTTCGGCGAGAACCCGATCGCGATCTACCACGACCCGGACCTGCCGCCCAGCCACCACTACCTGGGCGCGTACCGCTGGCTGGAGGCCGAGTTCGGCGCCGACGCGGTCGTGCACGTCGGCAAGCACGGCAACCTGGAGTGGCTGCCCGGCAAGACCGTCGGCCTGTCGGCGGGCTGCGGCCCGGACGCCGCGCTCGGCGACCTGCCGCTGATCTACCCGTTCCTGGTCAACGACCCCGGCGAGGGCACCCAGGCCAAGCGCCGCGCCCACGCCACGCTCGTCGACCACCTGGTGCCGCCCATGGCCCGCTCCGACAGCTACGGCGACATCGCGCGCCTGGAGCAGCTGCTGGACGAGCACGGCAACATCGCCGCGATGGACCCGGCGAAGCTGCCCGCCATCCGCGCCCAGATCTGGACGCTCATCCAGGCCGCGAAGCTCGACCACGACCTGGGCCTGACCGACCGGCCGCACGACGCCGAGTTCGACGAGCTGATCCTGCACGTCGACGGCTGGCTGTGCGAGATCAAGGACGTGCAGATCCGCGACGGCCTGCACGTGCTGGGCGAGCCGCCGGTCGGCGCGGCGCGGGTCAACCTGGTGCTGGCGATCCTGCAGGCCCCGCAGGTGTGGGCCGGGCAGGTCGCCGCGCTGCCGGGCCTGCGCGACGCGCTGGGCCTCAAGCAGGGCGCGGACCGCCTCGACACGGACGCCGCCGAGCAGCGGGCCCGCGAGCTGGTGCAGGCGATGGAGGACGCCGACTGGGCGCCCGAGCACGCCGCCACGCTCACGGACGACCGGGACGTGGTGGGCATCCTGGAGTTCGGCGCCCGCGAGGTCGTGCCCAGGCTCGCCAGGACGACGGACGAGATGACGCACGTGCTGCACGCGCTGAGCGGCGGTTACGTGCCCGCGGGCCCGAGCGGTTCGCCGCTGCGGGGCCTGGTGAACGTGCTGCCGACCGGCCGGAACTTCTACTCGGTCGACCCGAAGGCCGTGCCGTCCAGGCTGGCGTGGGAGACCGGGCAGGCCATGGCGGACTCGCTGCTGGAGCGCTACCGCGCCGAGACGGGGGAGTGGCCGCCGTCGGTGGGCCTGTCGGTGTGGGGCACCTCCGCCATGCGCACCTCCGGCGACGACATCGCGGAGGTGCTGGCGCTGCTGGGCGTGCGCCCGGTGTGGGACGAGCAGTCCCGCCGGGTGACCGGCCTGGCGGTCGTGGACCTGGAGGAGCTGGGCAGGCCGCGCATCGACGTGACCGTGCGCATCAGCGGCTTCTTCCGCGACGCGTTCCCGCACGTGGTGGCGCTGCTGGACGACGCGGTGCGGTTGGTCTCGGACCTGGACGAGTCGGACTCGGACAACTTCGTGCGCGCCCACGTGCGCGCGGCGCTGGACGAGCACGGCGACGACCGGCGCGCCACGATGCGCATCTTCGGCTCCAAGCCGGGCGCGTACGGCGCGGGCCTGCTGCCGCTGATCGACAGCCGGAACTGGCGCGACGACGCCGACCTCGCCGAGGTGTACGCGGTGTGGGGCGGGTACGCGTACGGGCGCGGTCTCGACGGCGTGCAGGCCAGGCCGGACATGGAGACCGCGTACAAGCGGATCGCGGTGGCGGCGAAGAACATCGACACCCGCGAGCACGACGTCATCGACTCGGACGACTACTTCCAGTACCACGGCGGCATGGTGGCCACGGTGCGGGCGCTGACGGGCAAGGCCCCGAAGGCGTACGTGGGCGACAGCACCAGGCCCGACGCGGTGCGCACGCGGACCCTGCACGAGGAGACGAACCGGATCTTCCGGGCGCGCGTGGTGAACCCCCGGTGGTTGGCGGCGATGCGCAGGCACGGGTACAAGGGCGCGTTCGAGCTGGCGGCGACGGTGGACTACCTGTTCGGGTACGACGCCACGACCGGGGTGGTCGCGGACTGGATGTACGAGAAGCTCGCCGAGGCGTACGTGTTCGACGAGGAGAACCAGCGGTTCCTCAACGAGAGCAACCCGTGGGCGCTGCACGGCATCACCGAGCGGCTGCTGGAGGCGGCGGACCGGGGGCTGTGGGAGCACCCGGAGCAGGCGACGCTGGACGCGCTGCGGGCGGTGTACCTGAACACCGAGGGGGACTTGGAGGACCGGCGCTGA
- the cobJ gene encoding precorrin-3B C(17)-methyltransferase has translation MTGRLYGVGVGPGDPELVTVKAARLIGEADVVVFHSARHGRSVARRTAEPYLRAGQVEEQLVYPVTTEDSDDYQGEIDAFYAECAERLAAHLDAGRTVVVLAAGDPLFYGSYMHLHKRLAHRYPAEVVPGVTSVSAASAVLGAPLVERDEVLTVLPGTLPVDELAGRLAGGDPVAVMKLGRTFPNVREALERAGRLDEAWYVERATTRGERTAKLSEVDPDEVPYFSVAVLPSRAGAPVSAAPGAPTAPAASTTPGVSGVDGSDGVEPLADRGPGEVVVVGLGPAGPEWLTPQAREALEAADDLVGYVTYLNRVPDSPRRRKHASDNKVEAERAAFALELAGRGRRVAVVSSGDPGVFAMAAAVLEVAEGYPNVPVRVLPGMTAAHAVASRVGAPLGHDYCVVSLSDRLKPWEVIAERLAAAARADLVLALYNPASRSRTWQVAAMRDLLLEHRSPDTPVVVGRDVGGPQESVRVLRLADLDPATVDMRCLLLIGSSQTRVSPSGKVFTPRTYPTG, from the coding sequence ATGACCGGCAGGCTCTACGGCGTCGGGGTCGGACCGGGTGACCCGGAGCTGGTGACGGTGAAGGCCGCGCGGCTGATCGGCGAGGCGGACGTGGTGGTGTTCCACAGCGCGCGGCACGGCCGCAGCGTGGCGCGCCGCACCGCCGAGCCGTACCTGCGCGCGGGGCAGGTCGAGGAGCAGCTGGTCTACCCCGTCACCACCGAGGACTCGGACGACTACCAGGGCGAGATCGACGCGTTCTACGCCGAGTGCGCGGAGCGGTTGGCGGCGCACCTGGACGCGGGGCGGACGGTGGTGGTGCTGGCGGCGGGCGACCCGCTGTTCTACGGGTCGTACATGCACCTGCACAAGCGGTTGGCGCACCGCTACCCGGCCGAGGTGGTGCCGGGGGTGACGTCGGTCAGCGCGGCCTCCGCCGTGCTGGGCGCGCCGCTGGTGGAGCGGGACGAGGTGCTGACCGTGCTGCCGGGCACGCTGCCGGTGGACGAGCTGGCCGGGCGCCTTGCCGGGGGCGACCCGGTGGCGGTCATGAAGCTGGGGCGGACGTTCCCGAACGTGCGGGAGGCGCTGGAGCGGGCCGGGCGGCTGGACGAGGCCTGGTACGTGGAGCGGGCCACCACGCGCGGGGAGCGGACGGCGAAGCTGTCCGAGGTGGACCCGGACGAGGTGCCGTACTTCTCGGTGGCGGTGCTGCCCAGCAGGGCGGGCGCCCCGGTGTCCGCCGCGCCTGGAGCGCCCACCGCGCCCGCCGCGTCCACCACGCCTGGCGTGTCCGGTGTGGACGGTTCGGACGGCGTGGAACCGTTGGCGGACAGGGGCCCCGGCGAGGTCGTGGTGGTCGGGCTCGGCCCGGCCGGGCCGGAGTGGTTGACGCCGCAGGCCCGCGAGGCCCTGGAGGCCGCCGACGACCTGGTCGGGTACGTGACGTACCTGAACCGGGTGCCGGACAGCCCGCGCAGGCGCAAGCACGCCTCGGACAACAAGGTCGAGGCGGAGCGGGCGGCGTTCGCGCTGGAGCTGGCCGGGCGCGGCAGGCGCGTCGCGGTGGTCTCCTCGGGTGATCCGGGGGTGTTCGCGATGGCCGCCGCCGTGCTGGAGGTCGCGGAGGGCTACCCAAACGTGCCGGTGCGGGTGCTGCCGGGCATGACGGCCGCGCACGCGGTCGCGAGCCGGGTGGGCGCGCCGCTGGGGCACGACTACTGCGTGGTGTCGCTGTCGGACCGGCTCAAGCCGTGGGAGGTCATCGCCGAGCGGTTGGCGGCGGCGGCGAGGGCGGACCTGGTGCTGGCGCTGTACAACCCGGCCTCGCGCAGCCGCACCTGGCAGGTGGCGGCGATGCGCGACCTGCTGCTGGAGCACCGGTCGCCGGACACGCCCGTGGTGGTCGGGCGGGACGTGGGCGGGCCGCAGGAGAGCGTGCGCGTGCTGCGCCTGGCCGACCTGGACCCGGCGACCGTGGACATGCGGTGCCTGCTGCTGATCGGGTCCTCGCAGACGCGGGTCTCCCCCAGCGGCAAGGTGTTCACGCCCCGGACCTACCCGACGGGCTGA
- a CDS encoding precorrin-8X methylmutase, whose translation MSEYVKDGAEIYRRSFATIRAEARLDGLPPDVARVVVRMIHACGMVDLVEDVAFSPGVVTAAREALLAGAPVLCDAQMVASGITRKRLPADNDVLCLLGDPAVPALAAEIGNTRSAAALQLWGERMGGAVVAIGNAPTALFHLLDLIAAGAPRPAAVLGIPVGFIGAAESKDALAANELGLEHLVVRGRRGGSAMTAAAVNAIASEDE comes from the coding sequence TTGAGCGAGTACGTCAAGGACGGCGCGGAGATCTACCGCAGGTCCTTCGCGACCATCCGCGCCGAGGCGCGCCTGGACGGGCTGCCGCCCGACGTGGCGCGCGTGGTGGTCCGGATGATCCACGCCTGCGGCATGGTCGACCTGGTCGAGGACGTCGCCTTCTCGCCGGGTGTGGTGACGGCCGCGCGGGAGGCGCTGCTCGCGGGCGCGCCGGTGCTGTGCGACGCGCAGATGGTGGCGTCCGGGATCACCAGGAAGCGGCTGCCCGCCGACAACGACGTGCTGTGCCTGCTCGGCGACCCGGCGGTGCCCGCGCTGGCGGCGGAGATCGGCAACACCCGGAGCGCGGCGGCGCTCCAGCTGTGGGGCGAGCGGATGGGCGGGGCGGTCGTGGCGATCGGCAACGCGCCCACCGCGCTGTTCCACCTGCTCGACCTGATCGCGGCGGGCGCGCCGAGGCCCGCCGCCGTGCTGGGCATCCCGGTGGGCTTCATCGGGGCGGCCGAGTCGAAGGACGCGCTGGCCGCGAACGAGCTGGGACTGGAGCACCTGGTGGTGCGGGGTCGGCGCGGTGGCAGCGCGATGACCGCCGCCGCCGTGAACGCGATCGCGAGCGAGGACGAATGA